The Vicinamibacterales bacterium genomic sequence GAAGCCGTCCACGATCGTGCCGCCCACGCGCTGGGTCGGCGAATCGGGGGTGACGAGGTCGGGATGCTCGGCCTCGAGCCGCTCGAGCTCATGGACGAGCGCGTCGAATTCCGCGTCCGAGATCTCGGGTGCGGCGCGGCGGTAGTAGCAGTCTTCGTGGTACCGGATCTGCCGACGGAGTTCCGACAGCCGTTGGTAAGGATCCACCTACCGGTCGCGCGCGGTGACGTAGTCGGCGAGCGCCTGCAGCGCGTCGCGTTCGCGGCTCGGCGGGAACACGTCCAGCTCGCGCTTGGCGCGGGTGGCGTATTCGATCGCCTTCTCGTACGCGAGATCCGGCGCGCGCAGGTCGCGCAGCATCCGCGTGATCTCGCGCCACTGATCCTTGGTGACGGCGCGTTCGGCGACGACCGTGCGAATCAGGCGGTCCGCTTCTTCACCGCCGCGCTGGAGCATGTAGATGATCGGCAGCGTCACCTTGCCTTCGCGCAGGTCGCCGCCGACCGGCTTGCCCAGCGCGGTCTCATCCGCCGTGTAATCGAGCAGATCGTCGACCAGCTGGAACGCGACGCCGAGGTTGAAGCCGAACTCGCGGAGCGCAAGCTCCTGATCCTTGCTGACGCCGCCGAGCACGCCGCCGATCTGGGCGCAGCCGCCGAACAGGTAGGCGGTCTTGCGCCGGATGATCTCGAAGTGCTCTTCCTCGGTGATGTCGACGTCGCCGGTCTTGGTGAGCTGGTACAGCTCCCCTTCGATCATCCGCAGCGTGACGTCGCAGAGCAGGCGCACGATCTCGAGCGAATCCTGCGTCAGCGCCATCGCCATCGACTTGATGTAGAGGTAGTCGCCGAGCAGGAC encodes the following:
- a CDS encoding polyprenyl synthetase family protein codes for the protein MAADLAQIFEPIRDDLERVEHEFERRIQSRVALIPEMGKYIQKSGGKRVRPAVLLMAARLAGYTGDKAVLNASVVEFIHTATLVHDDIIDGADVRRGRLAVHSRWGNDITVLLGDYLYIKSMAMALTQDSLEIVRLLCDVTLRMIEGELYQLTKTGDVDITEEEHFEIIRRKTAYLFGGCAQIGGVLGGVSKDQELALREFGFNLGVAFQLVDDLLDYTADETALGKPVGGDLREGKVTLPIIYMLQRGGEEADRLIRTVVAERAVTKDQWREITRMLRDLRAPDLAYEKAIEYATRAKRELDVFPPSRERDALQALADYVTARDR